From Aegilops tauschii subsp. strangulata cultivar AL8/78 chromosome 5, Aet v6.0, whole genome shotgun sequence:
CCGCCTACTGTTTTGGCTTCGACCCCAGTTCGAGGAGATACAAGATCTTGCACCAGGGCCGCGACTTACATAAGGGTGACGCTACGGTGAAAGATCTATATGTGTACACGATCGGAGGAGGCGAGAACTGGAGGAGAGCCCATGCGGCCGCCGCCGTGCCCTACGACGGCCCCGTATTCGCTGACGGATCGGTGTGGTCCATTGGCACGGATCAGCATCAGCTAGCGAAGGTCGTCCGCTTCGATCTGGCGACGGAGGAGGAGATCATGTCGGAGCCCATCACTACCAGAATAACCTTATATGCCTACGGCCTTaactatgccgacggctgccGTAGGCATAGATGGAGCTATGTCGACGGCCTGGCGAACACTGTCGGCATAGCTTCATCTATGCCTGCGGCAGCCGTAGGCATAGTAAGGCCGTCGGCATACATCGATCTATGCCTACGGTAGCCGTAGGCATAGATAGACCGTCGGCATAGAGGTGGCCCTAGTCGCCTGAGGACAGACGGCGGGTTGACGCCGtcaaatctatgccgacggccctaaCGGCGGTCGTCGGCATAAATATCATCTTTTTTTTACTagaagctgccacgtggcagaggTATGCCGACGGCAAAGCCGTAGGCATAGTTTTCCATCTATGCCTACGGCAAGACCGTAGGCATAGCCCTGCCACGTGGCGCCTCCTGATAGCCCCGACAACTATGCCTACGGTATGGCCGTAGGCATAGATATCATCTGTTTTTTAttttaaattattattattatttagaAGTTAAAATTTGAATAATTTAAATCTAACTTTTCTAAAAAAGTTAAACATACACAAATTATACGTCGACTCGG
This genomic window contains:
- the LOC109746868 gene encoding F-box protein DOR-like — protein: MAGDSNDAIPRDVLASVLLRFPASDLRHFPRVCKEWCEVISDPAFIDAHMIHGPRPLTHTIVFFLGRKGGEADEAIEPRSGDGYLFDEHWRLVARFTAGESENMVGTCNGLLCFLDFHQADIRVVEPFTGESLVLPPPETQKRCEPTAYCFGFDPSSRRYKILHQGRDLHKGDATVKDLYVYTIGGGENWRRAHAAAAVPYDGPVFADGSVWSIGTDQHQLAKVVRFDLATEEEIMSEPITTRITLYAYGLNYADGCRRHRWSYVDGLANTVGIASSMPAAAVGIVRPSAYIDLCLR